The following proteins are encoded in a genomic region of Triticum dicoccoides isolate Atlit2015 ecotype Zavitan chromosome 1B, WEW_v2.0, whole genome shotgun sequence:
- the LOC119326598 gene encoding leucine aminopeptidase 2, chloroplastic-like: MAQTAAAVAALGLTKPNVVDPLQIIFAAIDIEPSDWEGDVLAVAVTEKDVCRSPGSSFENAVLKRLDSQFDGLLSEASAEEDFSGKAGQLVVLRLQGQGFKRLGLIGLGRSAPFTAAACRGLGESFASVATSARAGSAALALASPGGIHGEFKPNASAAIASGTVLGLYEDNRYRSESSKVHLKRVDLIGFGYGPEVDSKLELASHVSSGVIFGKDLVNSPANVLTPVVLAGEASKIASTYSDVFTATILDEERCRELKMGSYLAVAAASANPPRFIHLCYKPPGGNVKRKLAIVGKGLTFDSGGYNIKVGAVCSIELMKWDMGGSAAVFGAAKALGQIKPPGVQVHFIVAACENMISGTGMRPGDIVTASNGKTIEVDNTDAEGRLTLADALVYACKQGVDKIIDLATLTGFCRVALGPSIAGILTPSDELHEEVAAASEVSGEKLWRLPLEESYWETMKSGVADMLNTGAIPQGGVITAALFLKQFVHEKVQWMHIDIAGPVWSHKNRSATGFGVSTMVEWVLRNSS; the protein is encoded by the exons ATGGCACAAACCGCAGCCGCGGTCGCCGCGCTAGGCCTCACTAAGCCCAACGTCGTCGATCCACTCCAG ATCATTTTCGCCGCCATAGACATCGAACCATCCGATTGGGAAGGAGATGTGCTCGCCGTCGCGGTCACGGAGAAGGACGTGTGCAGAAGCCCTGGCTCCAGCTTCGAGAACGCCGTCCTGAAGCGGCTGGACAGCCAGTTCGACGGCCTCCTGTCGGAGGCCTCGGCGGAGGAGGACTTCTCCGGGAAAGCCGGTCAGCTGGTGGTCCTCCGCCTCCAGGGGCAGGGCTTCAAGCGGCTGGGCCTGATCGGTCTTGGCCGGAGCGCCCCGTTCACCGCCGCGGCTTGCCGGGGCCTCGGCGAATCCTTCGCGTCCGTCGCCACGTCCGCTCGAGCCGGCAGCGCAGCGCTTGCTCTCGCCTCCCCCGGCGGGATCCATGGGGAGTTCAAGCCTAATGCGTCCGCAGCAATCGCTTCCG GAACTGTGCTCGGATTGTACGAGGACAACAGATACAGATCTGAGTCCAGCAAGGTGCATCTCAAACGGGTCGATCTCATCGGATTCGGATATGGCCCTGAGGTGGACAGTAAACTTGAACTGGCCAGTCATGTTTCCTCAGGCGTGATATTCGGAAAAGACCTTGTGAACTCACCTGCCAATGTGCTTACCCCCG TTGTACTCGCGGGGGAGGCGTCGAAGATTGCATCGACGTACAGCGATGTATTCACTGCCACAATATTAGACGAGGAGAGATGCAGAGAGCTGAAGATGGGCTCCTACTTGGCTGTCGCCGCGGCTTCTGCAAATCCTCCTCGCTTTATCCACTTGTGCTATAAACCTCCTGGTGGGAATGTCAAGAGAAAGTTAGCTATTGTGGGGAAGGGTCTAACTTTTGACAG TGGTGGATACAACATCAAGGTTGGAGCAGTTTGCAGTATTGAACTGATGAAGTGGGACATGGGAGGCTCTGCAGCAGTATTTGGTGCAGCAAAAGCTCTGGGCCAAATCAAGCCTCCTGGAGTGCAG GTCCATTTCATTGTTGCTGCCTGTGAAAACATGATCAGTGGGACAGGCATGAGGCCTGGCGACATTGTGACTGCTTCTAACGGCAAGACGATCGAG GTAGATAACACTGATGCGGAGGGGCGGCTCACACTTGCTGATGCTTTGGTCTATGCTTGTAAACAAGGTGTTGACAAG ATTATAGATCTGGCAACGCTAACTGGTTTCTGCCGTGTTGCGCTTGGTCCAAGCATTGCCG GGATTCTGACACCGAGCGATGAACTCCACGAGGAAGTGGCAGCTGCGTCCGAGGTGTCGGGAGAGAAGTTATGGAGGCTGCCACTAGAAGAAAGCTACTGGGAGACGATGAAGTCTGGTGTTGCTGATATGCTCAACACCGGCGCTATTCCACAGGGCGGCGTCATCACCGCTGCGCTGTTCCTGAAGCAG TTTGTCCATGAGAAAGTTCAGTGGATGCACATCGACATTGCTGGGCCGGTGTGGAGCCACAAGAACAGGTCGGCGACCGGATTCGGCGTCTCCACCATGGTGGAATGGGTTCTCAGGAACTCGTCGTGA